Within Quercus lobata isolate SW786 chromosome 5, ValleyOak3.0 Primary Assembly, whole genome shotgun sequence, the genomic segment aataataacttatttagttataatttctcaaaaaaatatataaagaaaattcaggATTAAAGCCATGCAACGCATGGAGCTTTCACTAGtatctttttataaatttaagcattataaaacattttcatcCACACTTTAAGGGTATCATTTGATTCATGTTGACGACTTGACCCGACTCGAATAATATtgtgtggtttttaatgggagatttttaGAGGCTTAGTTCATGGAGCGGAGGTTTGAGCTAATAGGCTCAAGCCGGAGCGCTCATGGACAAGCCTCTTGGGGGTCTGGGGGCAATACCCCCAGgaaaaattttatgagaaaacaatgaacaattttacttaatgtagaaattaaattcatattttgaaattaaaatctctatattttacaatgcttctatttaaataaataaaaacataaaaaaaaagttacttatttttatgtttatgtttatttgtcaataatcccaaaaaaaaaaaaaaaaagttataaggaactcgagtttattaaactcgagttccttacaaaggtactcgagctcaccaagctcgagtaccttagaaaaaaaaaagaataagcaTTTTTTAATGGCCCAATTTCCACCTCAGCAGCGCCACGGTGGCAAAACTCCTAGGAACTTgagtttaagaaactcgagttccataaaaagtggtatttccctatatagtttcgaaacagtgtttttttacaaattatttcaaaattttgtggtatttggccattttgaccataattttgtgtgtgtgaacGGTAACTGTGTGTGTGAACATTACCTTTGTCTTCTATCCAAAAATGCGtgtatcccaaaaaaaaaaaaaaaaaaaggaaaacgccAGATGCAGGCTTTTTCAGCCGGATTCAAGTAGTCACTTAGTTTAAATTTATGACTCAGCTCCACGTCATCACTTGACCATTAAATTAACTCTTGTTAGAAAATCAAACCGTGGTTAAAGACTAATTGAAACACAGCAGCACCAATACATAATGTGGAGCTGTGTCATAAATTTAAACCAAGTGGCACTTTCCTATTGGGTGTGAGGAGTTGAGAGGACCACAGGAGGATACAATAATTTCTCCACATCACCTCACCATCCCAATACAATTTAAACCCTCcacaaaattacataaaaactcagattttaaaatataaaaaagtataCATTAAATTTATCATAGAATATATTAGCCAAACACTACGTAGACctaacaaataagaaatttaagaaaCTTTGTATGCATATATAAAGTACGAAATCAAGTTCACTGGgtatcttcaaaaaaaaaaaaaaaaaaaagttcactgGGTTAATTCTAGTCAAATATTTTTGTCACTCAATCACCTCTAGTTATTCTccttaattattttctaaccaTGCTGGCTCTGTTTGGATCGAGGGGAAGGACGGAAGAGCAAgagaaaataaagtaaaattggTTAGATATTAGATTGATTTTCGAATAATTCTACTTATTCTTTGctgaaaatgataaaacttaAGAAATTTCTACTCTTAATAAATTGGTTAATTTTACTCTACTCTTCAAAGAATAAAGTAAAATTAGTTaattctactcttttttttctttttcaattcaaacaGAACATTACATGATTAGCTTATATAAAAAATGGTTTATATAGTCGTGTTCGAAATGAATTTGTTTACCAAACAACTGGAAATTTGGTCGTCTTTAGTTTGATGACTTCGATCCACATATCTATACAGTCTTTCGTTAACTCGATTTGAATATGATTATGTCCGCTACACGAATAGTCATTGGTACTCACCCCCAACCACAAGACAAATCTTTGATAATTGCCAAGTGGGTTCACAATCTCTTTGCTAAGATGGTCATCAGTCATCACTACTATCATTTAAGAACTGAAAGACTTTGAATGGTGGTTGTAGTGGCGGGCTACCTCATAGTCATAGAAGGAAACTTCCACTTTTCTTGTATCGCATCGGGACACGAGTTTTGACAAaaacttttttgaaaatttttttttttgggttaaacttttttgaaaatttgactataCACTCGGACCCCAATGTAGGTGGAATTGTATTCTACTAGGACACACACAGCCACTGGGATTAAAATGAGCCATGTAACTCTTGGCGAAAATGAGATTGCTAAGtgtaagaaatttaaattttattgagcATTTAGATTGGAATCCAAGCCCAAGCAgtgaaataaaattgaaatcaattatgcaaattgttttctcttaaatttttccttattaaaattctacattttttttttttttggggtgtggatttaatcatatatttttaatctACCTGAACTCGACAAACAGGTCAAATTGATCTAGATCGGGTAAGAACTAAGAACTAAGTCTTTTTATATAATACACTCTTGAGTTACATGTTAGCCTCATTTAGCAGTAATAGAGTGAATcaactgaaaagtgaaaatagAGTACAACAGGGTAGCACAAGAATTGGCCTAGATCACAAGAAGCACGGAGACATCCCAAACGTGGATAGGAGTTGATCCTCCTTTGCTCCACAATCTGCTCCTAATTGATGGATcaaaatgataagaaaaaacaaaagatttataaaaactaaaactagAGCCTCGACCTTATAAATTTGTGCCAGTGAGAAGAAGCATTAAATGAAAGAAGgggtaaagaaaaaaacaaaaaggttgCAGGTGTGAAACATGTTTATGACCACCGAGTGGGCCAGTAGCTTGTCCACCACTAGGTAAAGATTCTTGGATTTGACAGGATTTACTCCCCAGCTCGACTGGCTCCCATTGCGAGCAAAAATTAATCGAGTTGCGCGTAAGTTGACCATAACACCCTATAggaaacccccaaaaaaaaaacaaaaaaaaaacacgtttATATGGGATAACAACATTTCTTCTCCTTAGTCAAAGGATCCTGGGTCATTTTTTGTCTTCACTATTGCCAGCCGATCAAACTTGCTGGCTCAGTGGTTTCCTTCCATCTTTCCTCCCAAACAAAGGCTCTTGGCTTTTGTATTAATTGTTTCATCTCTTCTTATCCATAGGAATTCTTTTCTAGCTcattattttcttcatcttctcaaACTGTTCCATACCTTATTATCAATGTCAACCACATCGAGATACACCTATTCTACTTCCTCTTTTGAGTCACCGTATGTGTCTCTTGATCTTCTTGCATACTTAAACTCAGGCAAAATAACACCATTCCATACATTCAAAGACGTGGTCATACCAGAACTTCAATGCCATTTATCCAAGGTAAAGAAATCACTTCCTCATCCCCCACAAAAAGATGAAGCCCGAGACACCATTAACGGCAAGAATGAGGAGGACAATTCTAACTGCGATGATGATCTTGATCCGCATGTAATATTTGACGACATACAGAGTGACCTCAACTCCATCAACAAGGCCTGTCGTGAACTGAAGCTTTGGGCAGACCGTGTCAACCAAGAAATCCAAGCATTGATTCTACAGGGCTTGGATGATGCCTTCAAAGCAAGAACAGAAGCACTAGAAATTTCCCTCAGAATCGAACAGCTTAGGAGAACCAAGGAAGTTGTCTCGATGTTAAAGAAGCAAATTTGTTCATCCCCACAACTCTCTCCAGATAGTTTGCAATCTGAAAGCCTTCCTCATTCCAGGTTTTCTATGAGAACTGACTTTTTACCGGAATCACCGGGCCAGAAGCCAGAGGAAAACATCAATCAAATGTTCATTAAGAGCTTAACTTTGATAGAGTTTGAGGAGAAATACAAAGGTCTAGATGATACACAAAAGAAGTGTTTGCTATGTTTCTCTGTTTTCCCTGAAAATGAAACCATAAAGAAGAAAGTTTTGATCCACTGGTGGGTTGGTGAGGGATTTATAGATGGTAAGACTGCGGAGGAGACTGGTAATAAGTACTTCAAAGACTTTATCGACAAAGGCATCATTGAGCGCGTACACAAAAAGCGCAGAAAAAACTCCGAAAATTGCAAGATGAAACCTTCAATTCGTGACACCATAATTAAGCTTGCGGAGGAAGATGGGTTTGTCAGTTTTGATTCAAAGGGAAATCCCACTGCTGATTTCTCTTCCTGTCCCAGAGTGTGTCTAGTGAAAACCGAAGATGGTTCTTCGCTTCGTGATTTCActtatatttatcattatttGGAGCATGAAAAAATTCGAACTTTGTTTAATGTAAATGAGCCTCAGCTTAATTTCAGGGTGGGCAGGTTTTCAAAGATGAAGAACTTAAAAGTTCTTCAGCTGGGAAGGTGGAGGGCCTCTGCAAGGCAACTTGTTGAAGTAGAGGGCACTGAGTTCTTGCAAGGtatgaagaaaatgaaacagCTTAGGTACTTTAGCCTTCGTGGAATATCTAGAATTACTGAGCTTCCAAACTCAATTTGCGAACTCAGTAATCTAAGGATACTGAACCTTAATGGCTGTGATAACTTAGAGAAACTTCCTGATGGAATAGGCTCACTCAAACAGCTGACACACTTAGACATGTCTGAGTGTTACTTGATTAGTCACATGCCCAAAGGACTTGCTTCTCTCTCGGAACTC encodes:
- the LOC115991740 gene encoding disease resistance RPP13-like protein 4, whose product is MSTTSRYTYSTSSFESPYVSLDLLAYLNSGKITPFHTFKDVVIPELQCHLSKVKKSLPHPPQKDEARDTINGKNEEDNSNCDDDLDPHVIFDDIQSDLNSINKACRELKLWADRVNQEIQALILQGLDDAFKARTEALEISLRIEQLRRTKEVVSMLKKQICSSPQLSPDSLQSESLPHSRFSMRTDFLPESPGQKPEENINQMFIKSLTLIEFEEKYKGLDDTQKKCLLCFSVFPENETIKKKVLIHWWVGEGFIDGKTAEETGNKYFKDFIDKGIIERVHKKRRKNSENCKMKPSIRDTIIKLAEEDGFVSFDSKGNPTADFSSCPRVCLVKTEDGSSLRDFTYIYHYLEHEKIRTLFNVNEPQLNFRVGRFSKMKNLKVLQLGRWRASARQLVEVEGTEFLQGMKKMKQLRYFSLRGISRITELPNSICELSNLRILNLNGCDNLEKLPDGIGSLKQLTHLDMSECYLISHMPKGLASLSELRVLKGFVIGKPRSRGHYCELADLAELEQLKKLSIHVDRTSDEAKKELDSLPQFRNLRSLSVAWSSIYNAPIPTTTNVALATFLRNVSREKSIKTPGSSSHHAALDKLGLQNFHGSKMPDWLKRLNLKNLKKLYIRGGELSDLRLMKDYKWTVKCLRLKSLSQLRMDWQELQPLFPNLAYVEKVECPELSSFPCDQNGEWIHPEADTEQA